The following are encoded together in the Tepidiforma bonchosmolovskayae genome:
- the smpB gene encoding SsrA-binding protein SmpB, producing the protein MSDATIAQNRRARHDYEILARFEAGIVLTGSEIKSVREHKVQLQGSYARIKDGEVWLIGAHIAPYRNAGYAAHDPTRDRKLLLHKQEIRRIARMVEEKGLTLVPLSMYFKRGKAKVELGVGRGLKRYDKREALKQRDQQRALQEALHRRR; encoded by the coding sequence ATGTCCGACGCAACCATTGCCCAGAACCGCCGCGCCAGGCACGACTACGAAATCCTCGCCCGCTTCGAGGCCGGTATTGTCCTGACCGGGAGCGAGATCAAGTCAGTCCGGGAACACAAGGTGCAGCTGCAGGGCTCGTACGCCCGGATTAAGGACGGCGAGGTCTGGCTCATCGGGGCACATATCGCCCCGTACCGGAACGCGGGGTACGCGGCCCACGACCCGACCCGCGACCGCAAGCTCCTCCTCCACAAGCAGGAGATTCGGCGCATCGCCCGGATGGTCGAGGAGAAGGGGCTCACGCTGGTCCCGCTTTCGATGTACTTCAAGCGCGGCAAGGCGAAAGTCGAGCTGGGTGTGGGCCGGGGCCTGAAACGGTACGACAAGCGGGAAGCGCTGAAGCAGCGAGACCAGCAGCGCGCGCTCCAGGAGGCGCTCCACCGGAGGCGGTAG
- the ispG gene encoding (E)-4-hydroxy-3-methylbut-2-enyl-diphosphate synthase has translation MKRANTRPVRAGTVIIGGGNPIVVQSMCATRTTDIEATAAQAKMLHEAGAGLVRIAVDSAKDVAALAEIRARVPEANLVVDLQENYRLITQVAPHVNKVRYNPGHLHHHEKQKTVREKVAFIAETAARHDLAVRVGVNCGSVDPEMDAKFEGADPPGLEGVTAMVESAIEHCAILDDLGFDRYVVSLKDSDPRKVIEANVRFAAIRPEVPLHLGVTEAGMLPDGAIKTRIAFEQLLSRGIGDTIRVSLTLPFAEKWREVEVGRQIIADVEAGRFRSVPQFLEGGLNIISCPSCSRVENEAFVDLAFKVKEMTAYAKEYDITIAVMGCRVNGPGETDDADLGLWCAPTFVNLKRGEEELGAFPYDTVLDRLKEELDRLIAEKRAAAASPTS, from the coding sequence ATGAAGCGTGCGAATACCCGGCCGGTCCGGGCCGGTACGGTCATCATCGGCGGGGGGAACCCGATCGTCGTCCAATCGATGTGCGCCACGCGGACGACGGACATCGAGGCGACGGCAGCGCAGGCGAAGATGCTGCACGAAGCGGGCGCCGGGCTGGTCCGCATCGCGGTCGACAGCGCGAAGGATGTCGCGGCCCTCGCCGAAATCCGTGCCCGCGTGCCGGAGGCGAACCTCGTCGTCGACCTGCAGGAGAACTACCGGCTGATCACGCAGGTCGCGCCGCACGTCAACAAGGTGCGGTACAACCCGGGGCACCTCCACCATCACGAAAAGCAGAAGACCGTCCGGGAGAAGGTGGCCTTCATCGCCGAGACGGCGGCCCGCCACGACCTCGCCGTGCGGGTCGGCGTGAACTGCGGCTCGGTCGACCCGGAGATGGACGCGAAGTTCGAAGGCGCGGACCCGCCGGGCCTCGAAGGCGTGACGGCGATGGTCGAAAGCGCCATCGAGCACTGCGCCATCCTCGACGACCTCGGGTTCGACCGCTACGTCGTCTCGCTGAAGGATTCGGACCCCCGGAAGGTCATCGAGGCGAACGTGCGGTTCGCGGCGATTCGTCCTGAGGTGCCGCTCCACCTCGGCGTGACGGAGGCCGGGATGCTGCCGGACGGCGCGATCAAGACGCGCATCGCCTTCGAACAGCTGCTGTCCCGCGGCATCGGCGACACGATCCGGGTTTCGCTGACGCTGCCGTTCGCCGAGAAGTGGCGCGAGGTGGAAGTTGGGCGGCAGATCATCGCGGACGTGGAGGCCGGGCGGTTCCGTTCGGTGCCGCAGTTCCTCGAGGGCGGGCTGAACATCATCAGCTGCCCGAGCTGCAGCCGGGTCGAAAACGAGGCGTTCGTCGACCTCGCCTTCAAGGTGAAGGAGATGACCGCCTACGCGAAGGAATACGACATAACGATTGCGGTGATGGGCTGCCGGGTAAACGGGCCGGGCGAGACCGACGATGCGGATTTGGGTCTCTGGTGCGCCCCCACCTTCGTCAATCTGAAGCGCGGCGAAGAAGAACTCGGCGCGTTCCCGTACGACACCGTCCTCGACCGGCTGAAGGAGGAACTCGACCGGCTCATCGCCGAAAAGCGGGCGGCCGCGGCATCACCTACAAGCTGA